A region of Lycium barbarum isolate Lr01 chromosome 1, ASM1917538v2, whole genome shotgun sequence DNA encodes the following proteins:
- the LOC132643494 gene encoding signal recognition particle 14 kDa protein: MVRLQPDPFLNELTSMFERTTEHGSVWVTLKHSSDKSKAQRNKMKTAGENIEFKCLIRATDGKKNISTMVGAKDHQRFQASYAILLKARLTALKKRERKDKRKAADSDKKTENSKKKSAATKAST; the protein is encoded by the exons ATG GTACGATTACAGCCAGACCCATTTCTCAATGAACTGACAAGTATGTTTGAGCGAACTACTGAGCATGGTTCTGTTTGGGTTACTCTTAAACACT CTTCTGATAAATCTAAAGCCCAACGGAATAAGATGAAGACAGCTGGCGAAAATATTGAATTTAAGTGCCTCATCCGAGCAACTGATGGGAAAAAGAATATTTCCACAATG GTTGGAGCAAAAGATCACCAGCGTTTCCAAGCATCTTATGCAATTTTGCTGAAGGCCCGCTTGACTGCACTGAAGAAGAGGGAGAGGAAGGACAAGAGGAAAGCTGCTGATTCTGACAAAAAGACTGAAAATTCAAAAAAGAAATCTGCTGCTACCAAGGCCTCTACATGA